The following are encoded together in the Kineosporiaceae bacterium genome:
- the rplI gene encoding 50S ribosomal protein L9, which translates to MKLILTQEVTGLGTPGDVVDVKDGYGRNYLLPRGLAVAWTKGGEKQVASIQAARSAREVASLEEAQSIRATLEGKPVTLTVRAGTNGRLFGAVTTADVAAAVAAVGGPQVDRRKVELTQPIKSTGDYTVSVRLHPEVAAKVAVKVVAGA; encoded by the coding sequence ATGAAGCTCATCCTGACCCAGGAGGTCACCGGCCTCGGTACCCCCGGTGACGTCGTCGACGTCAAGGACGGGTACGGCCGCAACTACCTGCTGCCCCGTGGTCTGGCCGTGGCCTGGACCAAGGGCGGCGAGAAGCAGGTCGCCTCGATCCAGGCCGCGCGCTCGGCGCGTGAGGTCGCCTCGCTCGAGGAGGCGCAGAGCATTCGCGCCACCCTCGAGGGCAAGCCGGTCACCCTGACCGTGCGGGCCGGCACCAACGGCCGGCTGTTCGGTGCGGTCACCACCGCGGACGTCGCAGCGGCCGTGGCCGCTGTCGGTGGCCCGCAGGTCGACCGCCGCAAGGTCGAGCTGACCCAGCCGATCAAGTCGACCGGTGACTACACGGTCAGCGTGCGGCTGCACCCCGAGGTGGCCGCCAAGGTCGCCGTCAAGGTTGTCGCCGGCGCCTGA
- a CDS encoding penicillin-binding protein, with translation MAGRTQPNPGEHNSPAWWDAVAGPHPGAGAGGGPSADPAPYGYRQAAYPTQQPGHPFAATPGGYESGYDGDGYGGGYGAAPAHVPTTTPEAFFSPAEQAAALAGGGSGGGFGGGSGGGSRRGGGGSGTGGGRRRLINYPRSGRRGVLRWIPSWKLVFGSGLTGLVALITAIVVFYVMTPIPSVQAKDLPQVSTAVYSDGTPIGQFKATERVNVDLKQVPLSVQRAVLASEDRTFYSNAGISPRGIVRAAWNNARGGSLQGGSTITQQYVKNFFLQSDRSVSRKAREFVISLKVARDVPKEQILQDYLNKIYFGRNAYGIQAASRAYFGKSVGQLTVTEGAYLAGIINGPELYDPIDGPESRQRATIRWQGVLAAMVEETWLSPTEKAAIESAGLPKVNKSAPRPDLSGQRGHLLNMIAAEITGNPELGIDRDKLNTGGYLIKTTIDKKLTAKAVADVDEVLGPRSKWPEGTQVGLVTVKPGDGAVLAVYAGDDDTQYNAATQAQIQAGSTFKVFGLIAALEGNPEQEGAEPLNLRSRFNGRSPYKLKQADDGGAQEAKNFGRGNGAQYGQIDLLTATANSVNTVYAQLNERVTPAFTRSVAVRAGLPDKTAGLKSNLLNILGSASPHVIDMAGAYATIAAEGKRATPYLVTEILSVDKKKTFYQHAVKAEQVFEPGVMADATHAMRQVVQRGSGSYAQNLGRPVAGKTGTSSSNKSAWFVGFTPQLSTAVALYRPLTDKSGKSIEGELKGWGRYQGQEIVGGTFPVRLWTTFMKDALDGAEKKQFPDPVWGGELVNPAPRATPTPTPSGSTLPTPDPNATSPSPMPPSPMPTDPLPPTPTLPFPTPTGDGGATPLPADQAGGLG, from the coding sequence GTGGCAGGCAGGACGCAGCCGAATCCCGGCGAGCACAACTCCCCGGCGTGGTGGGACGCCGTGGCGGGACCACACCCGGGCGCCGGTGCCGGCGGGGGACCGTCGGCCGACCCGGCGCCCTATGGGTATCGCCAGGCGGCCTACCCGACCCAGCAGCCGGGCCATCCCTTCGCGGCGACGCCCGGTGGCTATGAGAGTGGCTATGACGGTGACGGGTACGGCGGCGGCTACGGAGCGGCCCCGGCCCACGTGCCGACCACCACTCCCGAGGCCTTCTTCTCCCCGGCGGAGCAGGCCGCGGCGCTGGCCGGTGGCGGTTCGGGCGGCGGGTTCGGTGGCGGTTCGGGCGGTGGTTCACGCCGTGGTGGCGGCGGTTCCGGCACGGGCGGCGGTCGTCGCCGGCTGATCAACTACCCCCGCTCCGGACGCCGCGGCGTGCTGCGCTGGATCCCGTCCTGGAAGCTCGTGTTCGGCTCCGGTCTCACCGGCCTGGTGGCCCTGATCACCGCGATCGTCGTGTTCTACGTCATGACCCCGATTCCCTCGGTGCAGGCCAAGGACCTGCCCCAGGTCTCGACCGCGGTCTACTCCGACGGGACCCCGATCGGGCAGTTCAAGGCCACCGAGCGCGTCAACGTCGACCTGAAGCAGGTGCCGCTGTCCGTCCAGCGCGCCGTCCTGGCCTCGGAGGACCGCACCTTCTACAGCAACGCCGGTATCTCACCGCGCGGCATCGTCCGGGCGGCCTGGAACAACGCCCGCGGCGGCTCGCTGCAGGGTGGCTCGACCATCACCCAGCAGTACGTGAAGAACTTCTTCCTGCAGTCCGACCGCAGCGTCTCCCGCAAGGCGCGTGAGTTCGTGATCTCGCTCAAGGTGGCTCGGGACGTGCCCAAGGAGCAGATCCTGCAGGACTACCTGAACAAGATCTACTTCGGCCGCAACGCGTACGGCATCCAGGCCGCCTCGCGGGCCTACTTCGGCAAGAGCGTCGGTCAGTTGACCGTGACCGAGGGCGCCTACCTCGCGGGCATCATCAACGGGCCCGAGCTGTACGACCCGATCGACGGCCCCGAATCGCGTCAGCGAGCCACCATTCGCTGGCAGGGCGTACTGGCCGCCATGGTCGAGGAGACCTGGCTCAGTCCGACCGAGAAGGCGGCCATCGAGAGCGCCGGACTGCCCAAGGTGAACAAGTCGGCACCACGGCCCGACCTCAGTGGCCAGCGCGGTCACCTGCTGAACATGATCGCCGCCGAGATCACCGGCAACCCCGAGCTGGGGATCGACCGCGACAAGTTGAACACCGGCGGCTACCTGATCAAGACGACGATCGACAAGAAGCTCACGGCCAAGGCGGTGGCCGATGTCGACGAGGTGCTCGGTCCGCGCTCGAAGTGGCCCGAGGGCACCCAGGTCGGTCTGGTGACGGTCAAACCCGGGGACGGCGCGGTGCTGGCCGTGTACGCCGGGGACGACGACACCCAGTACAACGCCGCGACCCAGGCCCAGATCCAGGCCGGCTCGACGTTCAAGGTGTTCGGCCTGATCGCTGCCCTGGAGGGCAACCCCGAGCAGGAGGGTGCCGAGCCGTTGAACCTGCGCAGCCGGTTCAACGGTCGCAGCCCGTACAAGCTGAAGCAGGCCGATGACGGGGGCGCTCAGGAGGCCAAGAACTTCGGCCGGGGCAACGGTGCTCAGTACGGCCAGATCGACCTGCTCACCGCCACGGCCAATTCCGTCAACACGGTGTACGCCCAGCTGAACGAACGGGTGACGCCGGCGTTCACCCGGTCCGTGGCGGTGCGTGCCGGCCTGCCGGACAAGACGGCCGGTCTGAAGAGCAACCTGCTCAACATCCTCGGCTCGGCGTCCCCGCACGTGATCGACATGGCGGGCGCGTACGCGACCATCGCGGCCGAGGGCAAGCGGGCCACCCCCTACCTGGTCACCGAGATCCTCAGCGTCGACAAGAAGAAGACCTTCTACCAGCACGCCGTCAAGGCCGAGCAGGTCTTCGAGCCGGGTGTCATGGCCGACGCCACCCATGCCATGCGCCAGGTGGTGCAACGGGGTAGCGGCAGTTACGCCCAGAACCTGGGCCGGCCGGTGGCCGGCAAGACCGGGACCTCCTCGTCCAACAAGTCGGCCTGGTTCGTCGGCTTCACCCCGCAGCTGTCCACCGCGGTGGCGCTGTACCGGCCGCTGACCGACAAGAGTGGCAAGTCGATCGAGGGCGAGCTGAAGGGATGGGGCCGCTACCAGGGCCAGGAGATCGTCGGCGGCACCTTCCCGGTGCGGTTGTGGACGACGTTCATGAAGGACGCCCTCGACGGCGCCGAGAAGAAGCAGTTCCCCGATCCGGTCTGGGGGGGAGAACTGGTCAACCCGGCGCCCAGGGCGACGCCGACCCCGACGCCCTCCGGTTCGACGCTGCCGACTCCGGACCCGAATGCGACCAGCCCGTCGCCGATGCCCCCCTCGCCGATGCCCACCGATCCGTTGCCGCCCACCCCGACGCTGCCGTTCCCCACGCCGACCGGGGACGGCGGGGCCACCCCGTTGCCGGCCGACCAGGCCGGCGGTCTCGGATGA
- the rpsF gene encoding 30S ribosomal protein S6: MRHYELMVILDPDLEERTVAPSLDKFLNVVRKADGTVENVNIWGRRKLAYEIKKKTEGIYAVVDMTTEPAVAKELDRQLNLNEAVLRTKLVRPGAR; the protein is encoded by the coding sequence ATGCGTCACTACGAACTGATGGTGATCCTCGACCCCGATCTCGAGGAGCGCACCGTTGCCCCGTCACTCGACAAGTTCCTGAACGTCGTCCGCAAGGCCGACGGCACCGTCGAGAACGTCAACATCTGGGGCCGGCGCAAGCTGGCCTATGAGATCAAGAAGAAGACCGAGGGCATCTACGCGGTGGTCGACATGACCACCGAGCCGGCCGTGGCCAAGGAGCTCGACCGCCAGCTCAACCTCAACGAGGCCGTGCTGCGCACCAAGCTCGTCCGCCCCGGCGCCCGCTGA
- a CDS encoding PadR family transcriptional regulator — translation MARSSQTQLAVLGALSVEPMTGYALRQAITETLGHFWRESFGQIYPALATLEAEGAVRRTEPGRTSGSRFELTEAGSARLRELLAEPFEPAPRRDGLLLRLFFGRQLGVPACRDLLEGARDDAEAAVQHYARLRAEVEAEIATDEAVSVPDAPFWLLTIAAGQHTAAAQLAWATEALAMLDQV, via the coding sequence ATGGCCCGTTCCTCACAGACCCAGCTGGCCGTGCTCGGCGCCCTCTCGGTCGAGCCGATGACGGGCTACGCCCTGCGTCAGGCCATCACCGAGACCCTCGGCCACTTCTGGCGTGAGAGTTTCGGCCAGATCTACCCGGCCCTGGCCACGCTCGAGGCCGAGGGTGCGGTGCGGCGAACCGAACCCGGCCGGACGTCGGGCAGCCGGTTCGAGCTCACCGAGGCCGGCAGCGCGCGGTTGCGTGAGCTGCTCGCCGAGCCCTTCGAACCTGCTCCCCGCCGCGACGGGCTGCTGCTGCGGCTGTTCTTCGGCCGCCAGCTCGGGGTGCCGGCGTGCCGAGACCTGCTCGAAGGGGCTCGGGACGACGCCGAGGCAGCAGTGCAGCACTACGCGAGGCTGCGAGCCGAGGTCGAGGCCGAGATCGCCACCGACGAGGCCGTGTCGGTGCCGGACGCACCGTTCTGGCTGCTCACGATCGCTGCCGGACAGCACACCGCCGCGGCCCAGCTGGCCTGGGCCACCGAGGCACTGGCGATGCTCGACCAGGTGTGA
- a CDS encoding CPBP family intramembrane metalloprotease has product MSGRLATLLTVLLVGASGPALLVLARRTGRRRATYQALALALAVVVWALARLMPGPGRPVALLGDLAAPVHGLGWMGVSDGDSWGTLLLTTGSIIVAVTGVTLWLQVGRRAGLAGRSLIAVLPAAVALSLLNATSEELIFRAALLQGVSPAVLGVGSLALVSGLLFGLPHYGGHPGGPVGVALAGFLGWLACTATLQTGGLAWAWTLHVVLDVVILTIVLAAERVQPEPEQVSG; this is encoded by the coding sequence ATGAGCGGCCGCCTGGCCACCCTGCTCACGGTCCTGCTGGTCGGCGCGAGCGGTCCGGCGTTGCTCGTGCTCGCCCGCCGCACCGGACGACGCCGCGCCACCTACCAGGCACTGGCACTGGCACTCGCGGTGGTGGTGTGGGCATTGGCGCGTCTGATGCCCGGGCCGGGCCGACCGGTGGCGTTGCTGGGTGACCTCGCCGCCCCGGTGCACGGCCTGGGGTGGATGGGAGTCTCGGACGGCGACAGCTGGGGCACCTTGTTGCTCACCACCGGCTCGATCATCGTCGCGGTGACCGGGGTGACGCTGTGGCTGCAGGTGGGACGCCGCGCCGGCCTGGCCGGGCGCAGCCTGATCGCCGTCCTCCCCGCCGCGGTGGCGCTGTCCTTGCTCAATGCCACCAGCGAGGAGCTGATCTTCCGCGCCGCTCTGCTGCAAGGTGTCTCGCCGGCGGTGCTCGGCGTCGGCTCGTTGGCCCTCGTCTCGGGCTTGCTGTTCGGCCTACCCCACTACGGCGGCCACCCGGGAGGCCCGGTCGGGGTGGCGCTGGCCGGATTCCTCGGCTGGCTGGCCTGCACGGCGACGCTGCAGACCGGCGGTCTGGCCTGGGCCTGGACGCTGCACGTCGTCCTCGATGTGGTCATCCTGACCATCGTGCTGGCCGCCGAACGCGTTCAGCCGGAGCCCGAGCAGGTGAGCGGCTGA
- a CDS encoding antitoxin, producing MGFLDKAKDLAEQHADKVEAAVEKAGDLVDEKTDGKFADKVDQAQSFVKDKLQES from the coding sequence ATGGGATTCCTGGACAAGGCCAAGGATCTGGCCGAGCAGCACGCGGACAAGGTCGAGGCAGCGGTCGAGAAGGCCGGGGACCTGGTCGACGAGAAGACCGACGGCAAGTTCGCCGACAAGGTCGATCAGGCGCAGAGCTTCGTCAAGGACAAGCTCCAGGAGAGCTGA
- a CDS encoding 30S ribosomal protein S18, whose product MAKPPVRKPKKKSNPLKSAGVERVDYKDVTVLRKFISDRGKIRARRVTGVTVQQQREIAKAVKNAREMALLPYSSSAR is encoded by the coding sequence ATGGCCAAGCCACCTGTCCGCAAGCCCAAGAAGAAGTCCAACCCGCTGAAGTCCGCCGGGGTCGAGCGGGTGGACTACAAGGACGTCACCGTCCTGCGTAAGTTCATCTCCGACCGCGGCAAGATCCGGGCCCGCCGGGTCACCGGCGTGACCGTGCAGCAGCAGCGTGAGATCGCCAAGGCGGTCAAGAACGCCCGCGAGATGGCGCTGCTGCCGTACTCGAGCTCGGCTCGCTGA
- a CDS encoding DUF2029 domain-containing protein, translating into MSVSAPSRSDPVARMASAIVGGPAGRRLAAAGFWRALPVLVLMASLTMIGAVLTKQHCRAEGWSTPDHFWHACYSDIPVLYVSESLGTSARPSLMDALGPQGLGQPPLAGTAMWLVSGVVDATSGVRGRYEVAVESRRFFDVSAGVLTAVLIAAVIAVALAAGRRRRWDAAHLAVSPVLLGTALISYDLLAVALVAGTFWAWSRSRPVAAGVLLGLAATARPVVAVVGFALLGLCLRAGALRVWLVSAGAGLAAWVGVRVILFPHPVQALSDTWQGWKESGPGYGSLWLIPSLFSQSQPTSASWWYTGEGIGGPTSTMITLLGLLVVGVATVAVALLTPYRPRVAHLALFALATGLLVIKSLPPQLGLLLLPLIALAGLRWRDHLIWATAELAYFVGVWLYIAAADAANRGLPAGFYLVLILVRCSAIGWLAVQAVRAARDPVLDPVRVPVDEFEPPPDADDPAAGPIASRPDALLAR; encoded by the coding sequence ATGAGCGTCAGCGCGCCGTCCCGCAGTGACCCGGTCGCGCGGATGGCCAGTGCCATCGTGGGCGGCCCGGCCGGACGGCGGCTGGCGGCGGCAGGGTTCTGGCGGGCGTTGCCGGTGCTGGTGCTGATGGCGAGTCTGACCATGATCGGCGCTGTGCTGACCAAGCAACACTGCCGCGCCGAGGGCTGGTCGACCCCCGATCACTTCTGGCACGCGTGCTACAGCGACATCCCGGTGCTGTACGTGTCCGAGAGCCTGGGCACCAGCGCGCGGCCGTCGCTGATGGACGCCCTGGGGCCGCAGGGGCTGGGGCAGCCGCCGTTGGCCGGCACCGCGATGTGGCTGGTCTCGGGCGTCGTCGATGCCACCAGCGGGGTCCGCGGCCGCTACGAGGTGGCGGTGGAGTCGCGGCGGTTCTTCGACGTCTCGGCCGGGGTGCTCACCGCGGTGTTGATCGCTGCCGTGATCGCGGTGGCTCTGGCGGCCGGACGGCGCCGGCGGTGGGACGCCGCGCATCTCGCCGTCTCGCCGGTGCTGTTGGGCACGGCGCTGATCTCGTACGACCTGCTGGCCGTGGCCCTGGTGGCAGGCACCTTCTGGGCCTGGTCACGGTCGCGGCCGGTGGCGGCCGGAGTGCTGCTGGGGTTGGCGGCGACGGCGCGTCCGGTGGTGGCCGTGGTGGGATTCGCCTTGTTGGGCCTGTGTCTACGGGCCGGGGCGTTGCGGGTCTGGCTGGTGTCGGCCGGCGCGGGCCTTGCGGCCTGGGTCGGCGTCCGGGTGATCCTGTTCCCCCATCCGGTGCAGGCCCTGAGTGACACCTGGCAGGGCTGGAAGGAATCAGGACCGGGATACGGCTCGCTCTGGTTGATCCCGTCGCTGTTCTCGCAGAGCCAGCCCACCTCGGCGTCGTGGTGGTACACCGGCGAGGGCATCGGTGGACCCACCTCCACCATGATCACTCTGTTGGGGCTGTTGGTCGTCGGGGTGGCCACCGTGGCGGTGGCGCTGCTCACCCCGTATCGCCCACGGGTGGCGCACCTGGCCCTGTTCGCCCTGGCCACCGGACTGCTCGTGATCAAGTCGCTGCCGCCGCAGCTGGGGTTGTTGCTGCTGCCACTGATCGCCCTGGCCGGGCTGCGCTGGCGTGACCACCTGATCTGGGCGACGGCCGAACTGGCCTACTTCGTGGGCGTCTGGCTGTACATCGCGGCGGCCGATGCCGCCAACCGTGGTCTGCCCGCGGGGTTCTACCTGGTGCTGATCCTGGTGCGCTGCAGCGCGATCGGATGGCTCGCCGTCCAAGCCGTCCGGGCCGCACGCGACCCGGTGCTCGACCCCGTCCGCGTCCCTGTCGACGAGTTCGAACCGCCCCCGGACGCCGACGACCCCGCCGCCGGCCCGATCGCCTCCCGCCCCGACGCCCTCCTCGCCCGCTGA
- a CDS encoding PadR family transcriptional regulator, translated as MARTGRRTDVLELAVLGVLHEAPMHGYQVRKLLNGRLGTFRALSYGTLYPTLKGLVAKGWIRESATDDAACDAPLPDAPLAGALTGRRGRIVYEITAEGKEHFQNLVTDAGPQTWEDDTFDVHFAFFARTDAGTRLRILEGRRMRLQERREAARVAMQRTRERRDAYTQALARHGLEAVEREVRWLDELIDSERAGNMTHLIEPPA; from the coding sequence ATGGCACGCACAGGACGGCGCACCGACGTCCTCGAGCTCGCCGTCCTCGGCGTTCTGCACGAGGCCCCGATGCACGGCTACCAGGTGCGCAAGCTGCTCAACGGCCGCCTCGGCACGTTCCGGGCGTTGTCCTACGGCACGCTCTACCCGACCTTGAAGGGCCTGGTCGCCAAGGGCTGGATCCGCGAGAGCGCCACGGACGACGCGGCATGTGACGCGCCGCTGCCCGACGCCCCCCTCGCCGGGGCACTCACCGGACGGCGGGGCCGGATCGTCTACGAGATCACCGCCGAGGGCAAGGAGCACTTCCAGAACCTGGTGACCGACGCCGGGCCGCAAACCTGGGAGGACGACACCTTCGACGTCCACTTCGCGTTCTTCGCCCGCACCGACGCCGGCACCCGGCTGCGCATTCTCGAGGGGCGCCGGATGCGACTGCAGGAGCGGCGCGAGGCCGCCCGCGTCGCGATGCAGCGCACCCGCGAACGCCGCGACGCCTACACCCAGGCGCTGGCCCGGCACGGTCTCGAGGCCGTCGAGCGCGAGGTGCGCTGGCTGGACGAACTGATCGACTCCGAACGCGCCGGGAACATGACCCACCTCATCGAGCCACCCGCCTGA
- a CDS encoding inositol-3-phosphate synthase has product MGSIRVAIAGVGNCAASLVQGVHYYADADPSGSVPGLMHVQFGDYHVRDIEFVAAFDVDGKKVGLDLADAIGASENNTIKICDVPPSGVTVQRGHTLDGLGKYYRETITESDAEPVDVVQVLRDERVDVLISYLPVGSEEADKFYAQCAIDAGVAFVNALPVFIASDPVWAEKFRAAGVPIVGDDIKSQVGATITHRVMARLFEDRGVVLDRTYQLNVGGNMDFKNMLERDRLESKKISKTQAVTSNLDHDLGARNVHIGPSDYVAWLDDRKWAYVRLEGRAFGDVPLNLEYKLEVWDSPNSAGVIIDALRAAKIAKDRGQGGPVIPAAAYFMKSPPVQVEDRQGRADLEAFIRNEA; this is encoded by the coding sequence ATGGGTTCGATCCGCGTCGCCATCGCCGGAGTCGGCAACTGCGCTGCCTCCCTCGTTCAGGGAGTGCACTACTACGCCGATGCCGACCCGAGCGGCAGCGTCCCCGGTCTGATGCACGTGCAGTTCGGCGACTACCACGTGCGCGACATCGAGTTCGTCGCCGCCTTCGACGTGGACGGCAAGAAGGTCGGGCTCGACCTGGCCGATGCGATCGGGGCGTCCGAGAACAACACCATCAAGATCTGCGACGTGCCGCCGTCGGGCGTCACCGTGCAGCGCGGCCACACCCTCGACGGACTGGGCAAGTACTACCGCGAGACCATCACCGAGTCGGACGCCGAGCCGGTGGACGTCGTCCAGGTGCTGCGCGACGAGCGGGTCGACGTCCTGATCTCCTACCTGCCGGTCGGGTCGGAGGAGGCGGACAAGTTCTACGCGCAGTGCGCGATCGACGCCGGGGTGGCGTTCGTGAACGCGCTGCCGGTGTTCATCGCGAGTGACCCGGTGTGGGCCGAGAAGTTCCGCGCCGCGGGCGTGCCGATCGTCGGGGACGACATCAAGTCGCAGGTGGGCGCGACGATCACGCACCGGGTGATGGCGCGGCTGTTCGAGGACCGGGGGGTTGTCCTCGACCGGACGTACCAGCTCAACGTCGGCGGCAACATGGACTTCAAGAACATGCTCGAGCGTGACCGGCTGGAGTCGAAGAAGATCTCCAAGACCCAGGCCGTGACGTCGAACCTCGACCACGATCTGGGTGCCCGCAACGTGCACATCGGCCCGAGCGACTACGTGGCCTGGCTGGACGACCGCAAGTGGGCCTACGTGCGGCTCGAGGGCCGCGCGTTCGGCGATGTGCCGCTGAACCTGGAGTACAAGCTCGAGGTCTGGGACTCCCCCAACTCGGCCGGCGTCATCATCGACGCGCTGCGCGCCGCCAAGATCGCCAAGGACCGGGGCCAGGGCGGCCCGGTGATCCCCGCGGCGGCCTACTTCATGAAGTCCCCGCCGGTGCAGGTCGAGGACCGCCAGGGCCGCGCCGACCTCGAGGCCTTCATCCGCAACGAGGCCTGA
- a CDS encoding fasciclin domain-containing protein — MKYVRRIVTGLVAAGVGLTGLAAPAQAAAPSAAPAASHGTRSLAAVLTSDGNQFDHNWRDYDIVTEAALAVLKAKPNSPVKVITQGGTAITVFAPNDRAFQRLASDLFHKRYHSEKAVFTDLATKVGVDTIEKVLLYHVVPGATITAKQALALPRNAQVSTALPGASFRVLVRDRHPVTVELKDNDRTDANPYLLRSQLDLNKGNKQIAHGINRVLRPLDL; from the coding sequence ATGAAATACGTTCGCCGGATCGTCACCGGACTGGTTGCCGCAGGAGTGGGCCTGACCGGTCTGGCAGCGCCCGCCCAGGCCGCCGCGCCGTCCGCAGCTCCCGCAGCATCGCACGGCACCCGCAGTCTGGCCGCCGTCCTGACCTCGGACGGCAACCAGTTCGACCACAACTGGCGTGACTACGACATCGTGACCGAGGCGGCGCTCGCCGTCCTGAAGGCCAAGCCGAACAGCCCGGTCAAGGTGATCACCCAGGGCGGGACGGCGATCACGGTCTTCGCGCCCAACGACCGCGCCTTCCAGCGACTGGCCAGCGACCTCTTCCACAAGCGCTACCACTCCGAGAAAGCGGTCTTCACCGACCTGGCCACCAAGGTCGGGGTGGACACCATCGAGAAGGTGCTGCTCTACCACGTGGTCCCGGGTGCGACCATCACCGCGAAGCAGGCTCTCGCCCTACCCCGGAACGCCCAGGTGTCGACCGCTCTGCCGGGCGCCTCGTTCCGGGTACTCGTCCGCGACCGCCACCCGGTCACGGTCGAACTGAAGGACAACGACCGCACCGACGCCAACCCGTACCTGCTGCGCAGCCAGCTCGACCTGAACAAGGGCAACAAGCAGATCGCCCACGGCATCAACCGGGTGCTGCGTCCGCTCGACCTGTGA
- a CDS encoding single-stranded DNA-binding protein yields the protein MAGETVVTIIGNLTNDPELRFTPSGAAVANFTVASTPRTFDRQSNEWKDGETLFMRCSVWREAAENAAESLQRGTRVLVSGRLKSRSYETKEGEKRTVVELDVDEVGPSLRYATAKVNRTQRGGGGGGGGFGGGGGGYSGGGSGGGGGYSGGGGGGNASHGPADDPWATGPSGGGASSGGGYGGSHEEPPF from the coding sequence ATGGCCGGCGAAACCGTCGTCACCATCATCGGCAACCTGACCAACGACCCCGAACTGCGCTTCACGCCGTCCGGGGCCGCGGTGGCCAACTTCACTGTCGCGTCCACCCCTCGCACGTTCGACCGCCAGTCGAACGAGTGGAAGGACGGCGAGACCCTCTTCATGCGCTGCTCGGTGTGGCGGGAGGCAGCCGAGAACGCTGCCGAGTCGCTGCAGCGTGGCACTCGCGTCCTGGTCAGCGGCCGGCTCAAGAGCCGGTCGTACGAGACCAAGGAGGGCGAGAAGCGCACGGTGGTCGAGCTGGACGTCGACGAGGTCGGCCCCTCGCTGCGCTACGCCACCGCCAAGGTCAACCGCACCCAGCGTGGTGGGGGTGGCGGCGGCGGAGGCTTCGGCGGCGGTGGGGGCGGCTACTCCGGCGGCGGGAGCGGCGGCGGTGGGGGTTACTCCGGCGGGGGTGGTGGCGGCAACGCCTCTCACGGTCCGGCCGACGACCCCTGGGCCACCGGCCCCTCCGGCGGCGGCGCGTCGTCCGGTGGCGGCTACGGCGGTTCGCACGAGGAGCCCCCGTTCTGA